From the Neobacillus sp. PS3-34 genome, the window CAAGATATCCCTGGCGCTCTTTTTCATTCGTAAAATCTGTGAAAGGCTCGTGCTTATATGGTTGTACCATTCTTAACCCCTCCTATGTATTAAAACGTTTACACTCCGTTTCCATTCTATCATGATTTATTTCATCCTATCAATTATTGTGAAAAGACCGATTTTTCTAATAATTATACCTGGGTTAACCTTGGATAAAAAAACAAAAGACCCGGTCATCATCCGGGTCTTCTCGCTTTTAGTAAATATGCACGTACGGTTCGTCCTGGTCTGCTTTCCGCTCAATCAGAGCTTCCGGACCATTAACCGAGGTGACATTGACATGGACTGAGATGTATTTTGGAAAATGCTCTAGCACTAGGCCGGTCACATATTGAGTAAAGCCAACAGCTTCTGATTTTCCGTAAAACTGGATTGGAATGGTGATGTCCAGATCCTTTAACTGGTCGTCAGCATAAAATGCCTTGCCGATTACCCCATTAAAATTCGGAAAATACTCTTCCACATCCTGCTTGAAATTCAAGAATGCCGTCGCATCCTCCCTGTGGTCTTCTGTTGCCTTTGTAGACGGGAACAAATAATATTTTTCATTTACCTTTTCCCAGCTGTCTATGCTTGAGCTTCCACTATCCACCGCCGAATATGCAAAGAATGTTCCCGGAATAACCGAAGACCTGCTCTGCTGTTCAAACAGGCCAATTGTTATTGGCACATCCCTTAAATCCTTCGTGCTTCTTAAGCGTTTAATCACTTCGTCGGCAATTTTCTTCCCTTCTCTTTCCATTTCATCCTGTGGGATTTTCCTCTCAAACGTGTCACCATACTGCACTGTTTGATAATAATGGATCGAGTTCAGCGCAAGGCCGATCGAAACGCCGCCCAGCTTAACGGTGTCATTGTCCTTGACCATATAATCCTGCTCTAATATATGGCGAAATAAATGGGGTTTTTGGTATTTTGGGCTTTTGGATCTCCCTTTTCGTCATTGAGTGGGTTCAATCCGATATTTTCTGATTCTTTCAGACCCTCTTCCTTTAGCTGAGTCTTAGTCATTTTTCGATTCAGCCATAGCTTCACCGTATTCCGTTTCAGTTCCTGTCCTTCCCTGAATACATATTTATCAGGGTCAAACGTTTGCTGGGAAATTCTCATCAAACCCATTTCAAATTCATTGATATCGTATCTTGTATTCAGGTTATTGACGATCAGGCCGCGTGCTTCTCCGGGCTTGAACGGCAGTAACGTACGGTAATATTTATCTGATATTTTATACTTTGGTATAATCGCCTTTTCTTTTGCCTTTTCCTTCGTCTGGACAACTTCGTCCTTCTTCTGGAAATTAGGTGCACAAGCACTTAACAAAAAGACAAGCGATAAAGCAATTATTGAAAGTTTTTTCACGCGGTTTCCCACCTCTTACTTGTTTAGTTCTTCCAGGAGCTTCTCCTCATCCCAAACTTCGATACTTAATTCCTGGGCTTTTGCGAGCTTGGAACCTGCATCTTCTCCTGCAATGACAAGGTCTGTCTTTTTGCTGACGCTTCCTGCAACATTTCCGCCAAGCGCTTCAATTTTTTCCTTCGCTTCATTTCTGGACAACTGTTCAAGTTTTCCTGTCAGCACGACCGTTTTGCCTGCAAAAATGGAATCGGACTCTTCAGCAGAAACAGGCTTTGCACCCTTATAATCCATATTCACTCCAGCATCCTTCAGCTCCTGAAGCAGCTCTTGAGCTTCTTCTTTTTCAAAAAAAGCCTCTACCGATTCCGCCATTTTGTCGCCAATTTCATTAATGGAGAGCAGTTCGTCCTTTGAAGCATCCGCAAGCCGGTCCATGCTTCCAAAATGCTGTGCGAGCGTCTTTGCAGCTTTTGCGCCGACATGGCGGATTCCCAGCCCGAACAGCAATTTTTCAAGCGAGTTTGCCTTCGAGGCTTCAATAGCCTGCAAAAGATTGGATACCGACTTTACGCCCATTCTTTCCAATGCCAGCAGCTGTTCTTGGGTCAGTTTATAGATGTCTGCTACATCTTCAATCAGCTTTTCAGCAAACAGCTGGCTTATGACTTTTTCGCCAAGACCATCAATATTCATGGCATTACGTGAAACGAAATGAATCAGACCCTCGCGAATTTGTGCCGGACATTTCGGATTGATGCATCTTAGGGCAACCTCTCCCTCGAGACGGACAAGATCGCTTTCGCATTCAGGACAATGGGTAGGCATATGGAAATCCTTCTCTTTTCCAGTCCGCTGTTCAGCTAGTACATTCACTACTTCAGGTATGATGTCTCCTGCTTTTTTGACGACTACCTGGTCACCGATTTTAATATCTTTTTCACGGATTAAATCTTCATTATGCAAGGATGCGCGCTGAACTGTAGTTCCGGCTACTTTTACCGGCACAAGGATGGCCGTAGGTGTAACCACCCCTGTTCGCCCCACGCTTAATTCTATATCAAGAAGGGTGGTGACTACTTCTTCTGCCGGGAACTTATACGCAATCGCCCAGCGCGGACTTTTAGCTGTTGTACCCAATTCGGACTGCTGCTGAAGCGAGTCAACTTTAATAACAATTCCATCAATATCGTATGGGAGGTTCGGCCGCTTTTCAACCCAGCCATTTACATACTCGATCACTTCATCAATGGTGGCACATTTTCTTCGTTCCTGGTTGGTTTTAAAGCCCACTTTATCTAGAAAGTCCAGTCCTTCACTGTGGGACTCAATGCCAGTATTGCCTGTATTTCCAATTCCATAAAGGAAGACGTCCAAATTCCTGGAAGCCGCAATTTTTGAGTCAAGCTGGCGAAGTGAACCTGCTGCTGCATTCCTAGGATTGGCAAACAGCTCTTCACCACGTTCTTCCTTTGCCTTGTTCAGGGCTTCGAAGGACCGCTTCGGCATAAAGGCTTCACCGCGCACTTCAAGCGTTACATTTTCTTTCAAACGAAGCGGAATCGACTTGATGGTTCTTAGGTTTGATGTAATGTCTTCGCCAATCGTTCCATCTCCGCGCGTAGCTCCCTGAACGAACATACCGTCCTCATAGCGGAGCGAAACAGCCAGGCCGTCAATTTTCAATTCACAAACATAGGAAAAATCATCTCCGGCAATCTGGCGGATACGGCGATCAAAATCGCGCAAATCCTGTTCATTGAATGCATTGCCGAGACTCAGCATCGGTGTCCGGTGTTCAACCTTCTCGAACATTTCAAGGATAACTCCGCCGATCCGCTGTGTTGGCGAGTCGGAAGATTTCAGTTCAGGAAACTGTTCCTCTAGTTCAATAAGCTCGCGAAGCAAGCGGTCATATTCAGCATCAGGAACAGAAGGTTTATCCAATACATAATAATCGTATCCATATTGATTCAGCAGATTCCGCAAATCATT encodes:
- the ligA gene encoding NAD-dependent DNA ligase LigA, giving the protein MDLMAAQSKINDLRNLLNQYGYDYYVLDKPSVPDAEYDRLLRELIELEEQFPELKSSDSPTQRIGGVILEMFEKVEHRTPMLSLGNAFNEQDLRDFDRRIRQIAGDDFSYVCELKIDGLAVSLRYEDGMFVQGATRGDGTIGEDITSNLRTIKSIPLRLKENVTLEVRGEAFMPKRSFEALNKAKEERGEELFANPRNAAAGSLRQLDSKIAASRNLDVFLYGIGNTGNTGIESHSEGLDFLDKVGFKTNQERRKCATIDEVIEYVNGWVEKRPNLPYDIDGIVIKVDSLQQQSELGTTAKSPRWAIAYKFPAEEVVTTLLDIELSVGRTGVVTPTAILVPVKVAGTTVQRASLHNEDLIREKDIKIGDQVVVKKAGDIIPEVVNVLAEQRTGKEKDFHMPTHCPECESDLVRLEGEVALRCINPKCPAQIREGLIHFVSRNAMNIDGLGEKVISQLFAEKLIEDVADIYKLTQEQLLALERMGVKSVSNLLQAIEASKANSLEKLLFGLGIRHVGAKAAKTLAQHFGSMDRLADASKDELLSINEIGDKMAESVEAFFEKEEAQELLQELKDAGVNMDYKGAKPVSAEESDSIFAGKTVVLTGKLEQLSRNEAKEKIEALGGNVAGSVSKKTDLVIAGEDAGSKLAKAQELSIEVWDEEKLLEELNK